Proteins co-encoded in one Stenotrophomonas maltophilia genomic window:
- a CDS encoding GGDEF domain-containing protein, with product MGRRASPISLQTWLWILGGLFVLCTLPLMAIALVQGTQRFVEAETNLVSLRQLRQTFELANLISAERGPANSLLGADPADAGTHARLAAQLAAARQRVDAALLQLDAVFGADPGEVDGQGMLADARRRLSSARAAVDQIVARPRDARRVEEVERAINSMFAVVDRLHLLTSAQINALVRADREAAIPAMQGQVLIDLREHGGRLASNVMAPVAVPGAWRDEQVRAALQTEGRLLELWHLAGSHESVFRSDPTLSWHWDMARRQFFGESLPMIEQLIEEGRRGRPPPWTAAEFTTRYVPTLRSLEELRDGYLRVSIDRFEHARNREVTRLGVLVATALGTLLVLGGALRIAHRQILRPLLQAQKQVIQIASDTPGPEQYATHPLAEMQRLFDAIEVLRGSSRERSALTSELRQLAGTDELTGLLNRRALEERVQRRHAEGGVDAVVILLDVDRFKAINDGHGHDAGDAVLVQVARLLQRHLRRSDSIARYGGEEFLVLLADGDLAAGRQLAESLRVALRQLDIAVAGDDVLRVTASFGVAQGGTDALGWRALLRAADAAMYQAKAQGRDRVRVAGGGRGGR from the coding sequence ATGGGTCGCAGGGCATCGCCAATCAGTCTGCAGACATGGCTCTGGATACTGGGCGGCCTGTTCGTGCTGTGCACGCTGCCATTGATGGCCATCGCGCTGGTGCAGGGGACGCAGCGCTTCGTTGAAGCCGAGACCAACCTGGTCAGCCTGCGCCAGCTGCGCCAGACCTTCGAGCTGGCCAATCTGATCTCGGCCGAGCGTGGCCCGGCCAACAGCCTGCTCGGCGCAGACCCGGCCGACGCAGGCACGCACGCGCGATTGGCCGCGCAGCTGGCGGCGGCACGGCAACGGGTGGATGCCGCGCTGCTGCAGCTCGATGCGGTCTTCGGGGCCGACCCTGGGGAGGTGGATGGCCAGGGCATGCTGGCCGATGCACGGCGCCGGCTGTCCTCGGCGCGCGCTGCGGTGGACCAGATCGTGGCACGACCACGCGATGCGCGGCGGGTGGAAGAGGTGGAGCGTGCGATCAACAGCATGTTCGCCGTGGTCGATCGTCTGCACCTGCTGACCTCGGCACAGATCAACGCGCTGGTGCGCGCCGACCGCGAGGCTGCCATCCCGGCGATGCAGGGCCAGGTGCTGATCGACCTGCGCGAACACGGTGGCCGGCTGGCCTCCAACGTGATGGCGCCGGTGGCGGTACCCGGCGCGTGGCGCGATGAGCAGGTGCGTGCCGCGTTGCAGACCGAAGGCCGCCTGCTCGAGCTGTGGCATCTGGCAGGCAGCCATGAGTCGGTGTTCCGCAGCGACCCGACGCTGTCCTGGCATTGGGACATGGCGCGACGGCAGTTTTTCGGCGAGTCGCTGCCGATGATCGAGCAGCTGATCGAGGAGGGGCGGCGCGGCCGCCCACCGCCGTGGACCGCGGCCGAGTTCACCACGCGCTACGTACCGACGCTGCGTTCGCTGGAGGAACTGCGCGACGGCTATCTGCGGGTGTCGATCGATCGCTTCGAGCACGCCCGCAACCGCGAGGTGACACGGCTGGGGGTGCTGGTCGCCACCGCGCTGGGTACGCTGCTGGTGTTGGGCGGCGCCCTGCGCATCGCCCATCGGCAGATCCTGCGCCCGCTGCTGCAGGCGCAGAAGCAGGTGATCCAGATCGCCTCGGACACGCCCGGTCCCGAGCAGTACGCCACCCATCCACTGGCCGAGATGCAGCGCCTGTTCGATGCCATCGAAGTGCTGCGCGGGAGCTCGCGTGAACGCTCGGCGCTGACCAGTGAACTGCGCCAGCTGGCCGGCACCGATGAACTGACCGGGCTGTTGAACCGGCGCGCGCTGGAAGAAAGGGTGCAGCGGCGCCATGCCGAAGGAGGCGTGGACGCCGTAGTGATCCTGCTGGACGTGGACCGCTTCAAGGCCATCAACGATGGCCATGGCCACGATGCCGGCGACGCGGTGCTGGTACAGGTGGCCCGATTGCTGCAGCGTCATCTGCGCCGCAGCGACAGCATTGCCCGCTACGGCGGCGAGGAATTCCTGGTGCTGCTGGCCGACGGTGACCTGGCCGCCGGCCGGCAGCTGGCCGAATCGCTGCGCGTGGCCCTGCGCCAGCTCGATATTGCGGTGGCCGGTGATGACGTGCTGCGGGTGACCGCCAGCTTTGGCGTTGCGCAGGGCGGTACCGATGCGCTGGGCTGGCGGGCCCTGCTGCGCGCTGCCGACGCGGCGATGTACCAGGCCAAGGCGCAGGGCCGTGATCGGGTGCGGGTGGCCGGCGGTGGACGTGGTGGACGCTGA
- a CDS encoding AI-2E family transporter, protein MQDALVAQPKPPVARIAAWLMMLLGMWLALKLGLVVTLLSGLLVFQLTHVLASTVEGRLPPGRARAIAVILLSAVIISALVLAGIGIASFFRTETGGPDALLGHLMEILNSSRHQVPALLQPYIPEDMPALRAALNEWAAEHQRQLGVAGTSAVQVGVRILIGMVLGAMIALYDELPLPKMGPLAQELIGRTSRLATAFRQVVFAQVKISLLNTVFTGIFLLGVLPLFGVHLPLSKTLVLITFLAGLLPVVGNLISNTVITIVALSVSFYVAVAALLYLIVIHKLEYFLNARIVGGEIQARAWELLLAMLVMEAAFGLPGLVAAPVFYAYVKRELVDQRWI, encoded by the coding sequence ATGCAAGACGCTCTCGTTGCCCAGCCCAAGCCCCCCGTTGCACGGATCGCGGCCTGGTTGATGATGCTGCTGGGCATGTGGCTGGCGCTGAAACTGGGGCTGGTGGTGACGCTGTTGTCGGGCCTGCTGGTGTTCCAGCTGACCCATGTGCTGGCCTCCACGGTGGAGGGCCGGCTGCCACCGGGACGGGCGCGGGCGATCGCGGTGATCCTGCTATCCGCCGTGATCATCAGTGCATTGGTCCTGGCCGGGATCGGCATCGCCTCGTTCTTCCGCACCGAGACCGGTGGCCCGGACGCGCTGCTGGGGCACCTGATGGAGATCCTCAACAGTTCGCGCCACCAGGTACCGGCACTGTTGCAGCCCTATATTCCCGAAGACATGCCGGCATTGCGTGCGGCGCTCAATGAGTGGGCGGCCGAACACCAGCGCCAGCTGGGTGTGGCCGGCACCTCGGCGGTGCAGGTGGGCGTGCGCATCCTGATCGGCATGGTGCTCGGCGCCATGATCGCGCTGTACGACGAGCTGCCGCTGCCGAAGATGGGGCCGCTGGCGCAGGAACTGATCGGCCGTACCAGCCGCCTGGCCACCGCGTTCCGCCAGGTGGTGTTCGCGCAGGTCAAGATCTCGCTGCTCAACACGGTGTTCACCGGCATTTTCCTGCTGGGCGTGCTGCCGCTGTTCGGCGTGCACCTGCCGCTGTCCAAGACCCTGGTGCTGATCACCTTCCTGGCCGGCCTGCTGCCGGTGGTGGGCAACCTCATCTCCAACACGGTCATCACCATCGTCGCGCTGTCGGTCTCGTTCTATGTGGCAGTGGCCGCGCTGCTGTACCTGATCGTGATCCACAAGCTGGAGTACTTCCTCAACGCACGCATCGTTGGTGGCGAGATCCAGGCCCGTGCCTGGGAGCTGCTGCTGGCGATGCTGGTGATGGAAGCGGCGTTCGGCCTGCCGGGCCTGGTCGCCGCGCCGGTGTTCTATGCCTACGTCAAGCGCGAACTGGTGGATCAGCGCTGGATCTGA
- a CDS encoding sensor domain-containing diguanylate cyclase, whose product MPYFTDSTEVAVEGIGAARRIGWMRFVGNGLGAVPIASIILERQDGALAWVLLLLNALAWPALALLLTHRSRQPAVVQFRCMVADSLFGGGWIAFMGLSAVPSALFAALLVADKIAAGGVRLALRATLALVLGFALTWWALGFPYQPVSSQRTIVLSVPFLFVYGIGLSILSWQLARRVKSQNRQLQRLSRMDPLVELANRGFLIVRAQQALDRAQGQGRFACLLMLDVDDFKHINDSHGHRAGDEVLRHIAATLRSFARPGDTPARLGGDEFVVLLHDCAPVDAMHVAERVRLRLLEAARQATPGVEFSVSIGIAATPRGGSVEDWLALADRALYHAKRQGKNTASYGE is encoded by the coding sequence ATGCCTTACTTCACCGACTCGACGGAAGTGGCGGTCGAAGGCATTGGCGCGGCCCGGCGCATCGGCTGGATGCGCTTCGTCGGCAACGGGCTGGGTGCGGTTCCCATCGCCTCGATCATCCTCGAGCGCCAGGATGGCGCGCTGGCCTGGGTCCTGCTGCTGCTCAACGCGTTGGCCTGGCCGGCGCTGGCGCTGCTGCTGACCCATCGTTCGCGCCAGCCGGCGGTGGTCCAGTTCCGCTGCATGGTGGCCGATTCCCTCTTCGGCGGCGGCTGGATCGCTTTCATGGGCCTCAGTGCGGTGCCCAGTGCACTGTTCGCCGCGTTGCTGGTGGCCGACAAGATCGCCGCCGGCGGCGTGCGCCTGGCACTGCGCGCAACGCTGGCGCTGGTGCTGGGTTTCGCGCTCACCTGGTGGGCGCTGGGGTTCCCGTATCAACCGGTGTCGTCGCAGCGCACGATCGTGCTCAGCGTGCCCTTCCTGTTTGTCTACGGCATCGGGCTCAGCATCCTCAGCTGGCAGCTGGCGCGCCGGGTGAAATCACAGAACCGGCAGCTGCAGCGGTTGAGCCGGATGGATCCACTGGTTGAACTGGCCAACCGTGGTTTCCTGATCGTGCGCGCGCAGCAGGCGCTGGACCGCGCACAGGGGCAGGGGCGCTTCGCCTGCCTGTTGATGCTGGACGTGGACGATTTCAAGCACATCAACGATTCCCATGGCCACCGCGCCGGGGACGAAGTACTGCGCCACATCGCCGCCACCCTGCGCAGCTTCGCCCGGCCCGGCGATACGCCCGCGCGGCTGGGCGGCGACGAGTTCGTAGTACTGCTGCATGACTGTGCGCCGGTGGATGCGATGCACGTAGCCGAGCGCGTCCGGCTGCGCCTGCTGGAGGCGGCCCGGCAGGCCACCCCGGGGGTCGAGTTCAGCGTCAGCATCGGCATCGCGGCCACCCCCCGGGGCGGCAGCGTGGAGGACTGGCTGGCGCTGGCCGACCGCGCCCTTTACCACGCCAAGCGGCAGGGCAAGAACACCGCCAGCTACGGCGAATGA
- the arsH gene encoding arsenical resistance protein ArsH gives MNKPISSTALPNLLEAALPPPDPALLAAGDAGPPRILLLYGSLRPESFSRKLALEAERVLRHLGCQTRVFDPHGLPMLDSTDKHHPEVQRLRAWSLWAEGHVWISPERHGTVTGVFKNQIDWLPLEEGGMRPTQGRTLAVMQVSGGSQSFNTVNTLRVLGRWMRMLTIPNQSSVAKAWQEFDEDGRMKPSAFYDRVVDVMEELVKFTLLTRGRSDYLVDRYSERKGNQQAAVLASASGADAAK, from the coding sequence ATGAATAAGCCGATCTCAAGTACCGCACTGCCGAATCTGCTCGAAGCTGCCCTTCCGCCGCCCGACCCCGCTCTGCTGGCCGCCGGCGATGCCGGGCCTCCCAGGATCCTGCTGCTGTATGGCTCGCTGCGGCCAGAATCGTTCAGCCGCAAGCTGGCACTGGAGGCCGAGCGCGTGCTGCGCCATCTCGGCTGCCAGACGCGGGTGTTCGACCCGCACGGGTTGCCGATGCTGGACAGCACCGACAAGCACCACCCGGAGGTGCAGCGCCTGCGTGCGTGGTCGCTGTGGGCGGAGGGCCACGTGTGGATCAGTCCGGAACGCCACGGCACGGTGACCGGCGTGTTCAAGAACCAGATCGACTGGTTGCCGCTGGAGGAGGGCGGGATGCGTCCTACCCAGGGCAGGACGCTGGCGGTGATGCAGGTCAGCGGGGGCTCGCAGTCGTTCAACACCGTCAACACGCTGCGTGTACTGGGGCGCTGGATGCGCATGCTGACCATTCCCAACCAGTCCTCGGTGGCCAAGGCCTGGCAGGAGTTTGACGAAGACGGACGGATGAAACCCTCCGCGTTCTATGACCGGGTGGTGGATGTGATGGAGGAGCTGGTCAAATTCACCCTGCTGACACGCGGTCGGTCGGATTACCTGGTGGATCGCTACAGCGAACGCAAGGGCAATCAGCAGGCGGCCGTGCTCGCCAGCGCTTCGGGAGCGGATGCAGCGAAGTAG